Proteins encoded by one window of Ignavibacteriota bacterium:
- a CDS encoding ABC transporter ATP-binding protein: protein MNSIEVKNLTKIFKTKTLNKNGIVALDNVSLNVEKGIIFSLLGPNGAGKTTLIKILLGIIFPTSGSASILDENVSNYEIRKKIGYLPENHKFPNYLNGEEVILYYSKLNGFEIDKNSPKITEVLNLVKMEKWRKTKIKKYSKGMMQRLGLAQAIIHDPEIIFLDEPTDGIDPVGRKEIRDILKDLKNQGKTLFLNSHLLSEVELVSDKVAILNEGKLVRVGSVEELTVTKEICIIETEEILNNNLIENLSKTYKFNINGSIIELEISDNKISNLFMDELRRSNINIKSFSQKKISLEDMFIKSITEKKPNE, encoded by the coding sequence ATGAATTCGATTGAAGTTAAAAATCTAACTAAAATATTTAAGACTAAAACGTTAAATAAAAATGGAATTGTTGCCTTAGATAACGTTTCGCTTAATGTTGAAAAGGGTATAATTTTTAGTCTGCTTGGACCAAATGGTGCAGGTAAAACAACACTAATTAAAATCTTATTGGGAATTATTTTTCCAACGAGCGGAAGCGCGTCGATTCTTGATGAGAATGTTTCGAACTATGAAATAAGAAAAAAAATTGGATATTTGCCTGAAAACCACAAATTCCCGAATTATCTAAATGGTGAAGAAGTAATTTTGTATTATTCCAAATTAAACGGATTTGAGATTGATAAGAATTCGCCAAAAATTACCGAAGTGCTTAATCTAGTAAAAATGGAAAAATGGCGGAAAACAAAAATAAAAAAATATTCAAAAGGAATGATGCAGAGATTAGGATTAGCGCAGGCAATAATTCACGATCCGGAAATAATATTTTTAGATGAACCAACAGATGGAATCGATCCCGTTGGAAGAAAAGAAATTAGAGATATTTTAAAGGATTTAAAGAATCAAGGAAAAACACTTTTCTTAAACAGTCATTTGCTTTCCGAAGTTGAGTTGGTATCAGATAAAGTCGCAATATTAAATGAAGGTAAATTAGTTAGAGTAGGAAGCGTAGAAGAACTAACCGTTACAAAAGAAATTTGCATAATTGAAACGGAAGAAATCTTAAATAATAATTTGATCGAAAACTTAAGCAAAACTTATAAGTTTAACATAAACGGAAGCATAATTGAATTGGAAATTTCTGATAATAAAATTTCGAATTTATTTATGGATGAATTGAGAAGATCAAATATCAATATCAAAAGTTTCAGTCAGAAAAAGATATCGCTAGAAGATATGTTTATTAAATCAATTACAGAGAAAAAACCGAATGAATAA
- the gap gene encoding type I glyceraldehyde-3-phosphate dehydrogenase yields the protein MAIKVGINGFGRIGRQVINVLAEKGMLGKEVDIVAVVDVSTDAKYFAYQLKYDSVHGKFKGELSSAKSDPTLADDDLIVVNGDKIKCVMAQKDPSQLPWKELGVDIVIESTGLFTDSEKAKGHLAAGAKKVLISAPGKGDVKTIVIGVNDNEYVADTHHIVSNASCTTNCLAPVVHVLLKEGIGIETGLMTTIHSYTATQKTVDGPSKKDWRGGRAAAINIIPSSTGAAKAVGEVLPVTKGKLTGMSFRVPTADVSVVDLTFRATKDTSIEEIDALMKKASETYLKGILGYANEEVVSSDFIHDERSSIYDSLATMQNNLKGEKRFFKIVSWYDNEWGYSNRVVDLLLKMGK from the coding sequence ATGGCTATAAAAGTTGGAATTAATGGTTTTGGTAGAATTGGGAGACAAGTAATTAATGTACTTGCCGAAAAAGGAATGCTTGGCAAAGAAGTTGATATTGTAGCTGTAGTTGACGTTAGCACAGATGCAAAATATTTTGCTTACCAATTAAAATATGATTCTGTTCACGGAAAATTTAAAGGTGAACTAAGCAGCGCAAAAAGCGATCCTACATTGGCTGATGATGACTTAATTGTTGTAAACGGCGATAAAATTAAATGCGTAATGGCTCAAAAAGATCCTTCGCAATTACCTTGGAAAGAATTAGGTGTTGATATTGTTATAGAATCAACCGGTTTGTTCACAGATTCGGAAAAGGCAAAAGGTCATTTGGCAGCCGGCGCTAAAAAAGTTTTAATTTCAGCTCCAGGAAAAGGCGATGTTAAAACTATAGTAATCGGCGTTAATGATAATGAATATGTTGCCGATACACATCATATTGTTTCTAATGCATCATGCACAACCAACTGTTTGGCTCCCGTAGTTCATGTATTGTTAAAAGAGGGAATTGGAATTGAAACCGGTTTAATGACTACAATTCACTCATATACTGCAACTCAAAAAACAGTTGACGGACCTTCAAAGAAAGATTGGAGAGGCGGCAGAGCTGCTGCTATCAATATTATTCCTTCATCAACAGGCGCCGCAAAAGCTGTTGGCGAAGTTTTGCCGGTAACAAAAGGGAAATTAACCGGAATGTCATTCCGCGTTCCTACTGCTGATGTTTCTGTTGTTGATTTAACTTTCAGAGCAACCAAAGATACTAGTATTGAAGAAATTGATGCGTTGATGAAAAAAGCTTCTGAAACATATTTAAAAGGAATTTTAGGTTATGCAAATGAAGAAGTTGTTTCTTCAGATTTCATTCATGATGAAAGATCATCAATTTATGATTCTTTAGCTACAATGCAAAATAACCTAAAAGGAGAAAAGAGATTCTTTAAAATAGTTTCTTGGTACGATAATGAATGGGGTTATTCAAATAGAGTTGTAGACTTATTGTTAAAAATGGGTAAATAA
- a CDS encoding rhomboid family intramembrane serine protease codes for MSYQEYRPRGFGGFSFFPPVIKNILIINGIVYFISIIAQNVVVGGVLLDNLITKYFALIPFGNDYWSFMPWQLITYQFLHGSFSHIFFNMLMLWMFGMEIENIMGSKKFLVFYLLAGIGGGLLQLFLGGGSAPIIGASGAVFGVMVAFAMYFPDRLIYVYFLIPVKAKYLIVFMMVIEFLSVGDASFVAHLAHLGGAIVGFVFVMLDRRNSYNFDRMFENFKSKVDYTDDSKFEKKKSPFSFGKKEAKEAEFFEINSPKKSGDEISQETIDKILDKISQSGYQNLTEKEKKILFEASKKN; via the coding sequence ATGTCTTATCAAGAATATAGACCTCGGGGATTTGGCGGATTTAGTTTTTTCCCTCCGGTAATTAAAAACATTTTAATTATTAACGGTATTGTTTATTTCATTTCAATAATTGCCCAAAATGTTGTGGTTGGCGGCGTTTTGCTGGATAATTTAATCACAAAATATTTTGCATTAATTCCATTCGGTAATGATTATTGGAGTTTTATGCCATGGCAGTTAATTACCTATCAATTTTTACACGGAAGTTTTTCTCATATTTTCTTTAATATGTTAATGCTGTGGATGTTCGGAATGGAAATTGAAAATATTATGGGATCGAAGAAATTCTTAGTGTTTTATCTGCTTGCCGGCATTGGCGGAGGATTATTACAGTTATTTTTGGGCGGAGGTTCCGCTCCAATTATCGGTGCTTCCGGCGCTGTTTTCGGAGTAATGGTTGCTTTTGCAATGTATTTCCCTGACAGATTGATTTACGTTTATTTTTTAATTCCCGTTAAAGCAAAATATCTTATTGTTTTTATGATGGTAATTGAATTTTTATCTGTCGGCGATGCAAGTTTTGTAGCGCATTTAGCTCATTTGGGCGGAGCAATTGTAGGCTTTGTATTTGTAATGTTGGATAGAAGAAACAGTTATAATTTTGACAGAATGTTTGAAAATTTTAAAAGTAAAGTTGATTATACAGATGATTCGAAATTTGAAAAAAAGAAGTCACCGTTTAGTTTTGGCAAAAAAGAAGCAAAAGAAGCCGAATTTTTTGAGATAAATTCACCTAAAAAAAGCGGTGATGAAATATCTCAAGAAACAATAGATAAAATTCTTGATAAAATTAGTCAGAGCGGATATCAAAACTTAACTGAAAAGGAAAAGAAAATATTGTTTGAAGCAAGCAAGAAAAATTAA
- a CDS encoding ABC transporter permease subunit, whose translation MNNILTISNFTIREAISRKIIVAFFAISTFTIIVFALLFGFVSAENFLQYNSKGVNIGDVSEELVKGLKLFIVAPLFGGGLFLSIFSASSFIPNMLEKGNIDLLLSKPVSRAQLILGKFLGGVLIVLLNIAYLIISIWILIGIKFSIWDPSFLLSIFTITFAFASLYSLIILMGILTQSSVLAMMISYLIFFIFSPILNARESIGYFLNNTVLNYIMDFLYYIIPKTSELGSMTTELALGYGIEDFQPILTSLAFLILVLYFSIIIFSKKDY comes from the coding sequence ATGAATAATATATTAACCATATCGAACTTTACAATCAGAGAAGCAATATCGAGAAAAATTATCGTAGCATTTTTTGCGATTTCAACGTTTACAATAATTGTTTTTGCTCTTTTATTCGGATTCGTTTCTGCGGAAAATTTTTTACAGTATAATTCAAAAGGTGTAAACATTGGCGATGTTTCAGAGGAATTAGTAAAAGGTTTGAAATTATTTATAGTCGCTCCGCTTTTTGGCGGGGGATTGTTTTTGTCAATTTTTTCGGCTTCAAGTTTCATTCCCAATATGCTGGAAAAAGGTAATATTGATTTACTGCTTTCCAAACCGGTTTCACGCGCTCAATTAATTTTAGGCAAATTTCTCGGCGGAGTATTAATTGTTCTGCTGAATATTGCTTATTTAATTATTTCTATTTGGATTTTGATTGGAATTAAATTTTCAATTTGGGACCCAAGTTTTTTACTTAGCATTTTTACAATAACATTTGCTTTTGCCTCATTATATTCGTTAATAATTCTTATGGGAATTTTAACACAAAGTTCTGTTTTGGCAATGATGATATCCTATCTTATTTTCTTTATTTTTTCTCCAATATTAAACGCAAGAGAATCCATAGGTTATTTTTTAAATAACACCGTTTTAAATTATATAATGGATTTTCTTTATTACATTATTCCTAAAACATCAGAACTTGGATCAATGACTACTGAATTGGCGCTTGGATATGGAATTGAAGATTTTCAACCGATTTTAACCTCATTGGCATTTTTAATTCTCGTTCTATACTTCAGTATTATCATTTTTAGTAAAAAAGATTATTAA
- a CDS encoding phosphoglycerate kinase codes for MGKLFIEDLDLKGKKVLVRVDFNVPLNENLEITDDIRITSALPTIEKIIKDGGKAILMSHLGRPKGGPNPKYSLKPTAVRLGELLGKEVKLAPDCIGEEVKKMVDAMKDGDVLILENVRFHPEEEKNDTEFAKQLASLGDVYINDAFGSAHRAHASTEGITKYIGQNASGYLMKKELDYLGSAVENPKRPFTAILGGAKISGKIDVIQQLMSKVDNLIVGGGMGYTFYKAQGMEIGTSLLEADKIDLAKEILEKAKSSGVNFLLPVDVVVASEFDNCSISEVVPVNAIPADKMGLDIGPKTIEKFKEVILNSKTVVWNGPMGVFEFDNFAKGTNSIAEALVEATEKGAITVIGGGDSAAAIKKAGLDDKVSHVSTGGGASLEYLEGKVLPGVEALTNK; via the coding sequence ATGGGAAAATTATTTATTGAAGATTTAGACCTTAAGGGTAAGAAAGTTCTTGTACGAGTGGACTTTAACGTTCCTTTGAATGAAAATTTAGAAATTACGGACGATATTAGAATTACTTCTGCATTACCAACAATCGAAAAAATAATTAAAGATGGCGGTAAAGCAATTTTAATGAGCCATTTGGGCAGACCAAAAGGCGGACCGAATCCAAAATACAGTTTAAAACCAACGGCTGTTCGCTTAGGCGAATTATTGGGAAAAGAAGTAAAATTAGCGCCGGATTGTATTGGCGAAGAAGTAAAGAAGATGGTTGATGCTATGAAAGACGGAGACGTTTTAATTTTAGAAAATGTAAGATTCCATCCCGAAGAAGAAAAAAATGATACGGAATTTGCTAAACAATTGGCAAGTTTAGGGGATGTTTATATCAATGATGCATTTGGTTCCGCTCACAGAGCTCACGCTTCTACTGAAGGAATCACAAAATATATTGGTCAAAATGCTTCCGGCTATTTAATGAAAAAAGAATTGGACTATTTAGGAAGCGCAGTTGAAAATCCTAAAAGACCGTTTACCGCAATTTTAGGCGGCGCAAAAATTTCAGGAAAAATTGATGTTATTCAACAATTGATGAGCAAAGTAGATAATTTAATTGTTGGCGGCGGTATGGGTTATACATTTTATAAAGCTCAAGGAATGGAAATTGGAACTTCGCTTTTGGAAGCTGACAAAATCGATCTCGCAAAAGAAATTTTGGAAAAAGCCAAATCATCTGGAGTAAATTTTTTATTGCCTGTAGATGTTGTTGTTGCGTCTGAATTTGATAATTGCTCAATTTCTGAAGTTGTTCCCGTAAATGCAATTCCGGCAGATAAAATGGGATTGGATATTGGTCCAAAAACGATAGAGAAATTCAAAGAAGTAATTCTTAACAGCAAAACAGTCGTTTGGAATGGTCCAATGGGTGTTTTTGAATTTGATAATTTTGCAAAGGGAACAAATTCAATTGCCGAAGCTTTGGTTGAAGCTACCGAAAAAGGTGCGATAACCGTAATCGGCGGGGGAGATTCTGCCGCTGCAATTAAAAAAGCTGGTTTGGATGATAAAGTATCTCACGTTTCTACCGGAGGAGGCGCTTCTTTAGAATATTTGGAAGGAAAAGTATTGCCGGGTGTTGAAGCGCTTACAAACAAATAA
- a CDS encoding RecQ family ATP-dependent DNA helicase: protein MLLNKLQEFFGFDKFRSGQEQIIIDILNKKNVLAIMPTGAGKSVCYQLPSLISDSYSIIISPLISLMQDQVNSLNQNNKTAAFINSSLDFHESEKVLNELQNSKIKMLFVSPERLNNLNFVQRIKMFKPEYLFIDEAHCISEWGHNFRPSYRNIINFAEAIEVKNISAFTATATPEVRKDIIDQLKFVNPSIHITGFERENISLNVLFDKSKKEKIIDILSKDKKPTIIYASTRKHAEQLSEFLNLNKIVNEFYHAGLTNELRRIIQDNFITGRTKIIVATNAFGMGIDKKDIGNVIHYNIPSSIENLYQEFGRAGRDGTESKAYLFYTHRDKEIQEFFIQISNPNVEQIKKCYDAILDYYKIAVNSKTEKFLEINNDLIKLIESKDINKGLIPSIISILEESNYLKLHAQNSFAHYIQIKLSQNDLKKYLKGMYNSELQDFLIQLVKIFGGTIFNSKVELNFDFLYQNFGYNKKAVDQFLFTLNNIGIIEYEKPKFVQKISMLTERVSSKNLKLNKTEINKKIQLAEYKLDQVLEYVNTDECRFKFILQYFGESLQNYKCGKCDNCTGNKNSKSNDFINEIIIRTFKEFKGALTENRLLGILKGSSQSNIAKKISTYENCKFYSINEIESSIQYLLNKNILKEINDELVFNPMEELFSSEDEDYESSKVIDNKYENNLELFNKLREERDLAAKKFNQNPQLICSDKILRDIINANPQTSSALLQIDGFNQRMFNKIGAEFLSILTEHYASEKQNSIAGKLPKHISQTYDLVIKKYSLHDISKLLKLPESIVSIQIETIISYYPEMDFHSLLMKEEFEIIEKNILDFSEDLKTIKSRIDKNISYSKIRIVKAILKAKSISLG from the coding sequence ATGCTTTTAAATAAATTACAAGAATTTTTTGGCTTTGATAAATTTCGTTCCGGACAGGAACAAATTATAATTGACATTTTAAATAAAAAAAATGTCCTCGCGATTATGCCTACCGGAGCCGGAAAATCAGTTTGTTATCAGCTGCCCTCATTAATTTCCGATTCATATTCAATAATTATTTCACCGCTTATTTCTTTGATGCAGGATCAAGTCAATTCCTTAAATCAAAATAATAAAACTGCGGCTTTCATTAACAGCTCTTTAGACTTTCATGAGTCGGAAAAAGTTCTAAATGAATTACAAAATAGTAAAATAAAAATGCTATTTGTCTCTCCGGAAAGACTTAACAATTTAAACTTTGTACAAAGAATAAAAATGTTCAAGCCGGAATATCTTTTTATAGATGAAGCTCACTGCATAAGTGAATGGGGACATAATTTTAGACCAAGCTACAGAAATATCATAAATTTTGCTGAAGCAATTGAAGTAAAAAATATTTCAGCTTTTACTGCAACGGCAACCCCCGAAGTTAGAAAAGATATAATTGATCAGCTAAAATTTGTTAATCCTTCTATTCATATCACAGGATTTGAGCGAGAAAATATTTCTTTAAATGTTTTATTCGATAAAAGTAAAAAAGAAAAGATAATTGATATTTTATCTAAAGATAAAAAACCTACAATAATTTATGCGTCGACACGGAAACATGCCGAGCAGTTATCTGAATTTTTAAACCTTAATAAAATCGTAAATGAATTTTATCATGCTGGTTTAACAAATGAGTTAAGAAGAATTATTCAAGATAATTTTATAACAGGAAGAACAAAAATAATTGTTGCTACAAATGCTTTTGGAATGGGAATAGATAAAAAGGATATCGGCAATGTTATTCATTATAATATACCAAGTTCAATAGAAAATCTTTATCAAGAATTTGGAAGAGCGGGAAGAGATGGAACTGAATCTAAAGCTTATTTATTTTATACACACCGCGATAAAGAAATACAGGAATTTTTCATTCAGATCAGTAATCCAAATGTAGAGCAAATTAAAAAGTGCTATGACGCGATTTTGGATTATTATAAAATTGCGGTAAACAGTAAAACCGAGAAATTTTTGGAGATCAATAATGATCTGATTAAGTTAATTGAAAGCAAAGATATTAATAAAGGATTGATACCTTCTATAATTTCAATTCTGGAAGAAAGCAATTATTTAAAACTTCACGCTCAAAATTCATTTGCTCATTATATTCAAATAAAACTTTCGCAGAATGATCTGAAAAAATATTTAAAAGGAATGTATAATTCCGAACTTCAGGATTTTCTAATTCAATTAGTTAAAATTTTCGGCGGAACAATTTTTAATTCCAAAGTAGAGCTTAATTTTGATTTCCTTTATCAAAATTTTGGGTATAACAAAAAAGCAGTGGATCAATTTTTATTCACTCTTAATAACATTGGAATTATTGAATACGAGAAGCCTAAGTTCGTTCAAAAAATTTCAATGTTAACGGAACGCGTTTCAAGTAAAAATTTAAAGCTGAACAAAACAGAAATAAATAAAAAAATTCAGCTTGCCGAATATAAGCTCGATCAAGTTTTGGAATATGTAAATACGGATGAATGCAGATTTAAATTTATTCTGCAGTATTTTGGAGAAAGTCTGCAGAATTATAAATGCGGTAAATGTGATAATTGCACCGGAAATAAAAACTCGAAAAGTAATGATTTCATAAATGAAATAATTATAAGAACATTTAAAGAATTTAAAGGAGCGCTGACCGAAAACAGATTGCTTGGAATTCTGAAAGGAAGCTCACAGTCAAATATTGCAAAAAAAATTTCCACCTATGAAAATTGTAAATTTTATTCCATTAACGAGATCGAATCTTCCATACAATATTTATTGAATAAAAATATTTTAAAGGAAATTAATGACGAATTAGTTTTTAATCCTATGGAAGAACTTTTCTCAAGTGAAGATGAAGATTATGAAAGCTCAAAAGTTATAGATAATAAATATGAAAATAATTTAGAATTATTCAACAAACTCCGCGAAGAAAGGGATTTAGCAGCTAAAAAATTCAACCAAAATCCACAGCTTATCTGCTCGGATAAAATACTAAGAGATATAATAAACGCAAATCCGCAAACTTCCTCGGCGCTATTGCAGATTGACGGATTTAACCAAAGAATGTTCAATAAAATAGGAGCTGAATTTCTTTCAATTTTAACAGAACACTATGCGAGTGAAAAACAAAACAGCATTGCAGGTAAACTGCCGAAGCATATTTCTCAGACATACGATTTGGTTATTAAGAAATATTCATTACACGATATTTCGAAATTACTCAAACTTCCGGAATCTATTGTTTCAATTCAAATAGAAACAATAATAAGTTATTATCCGGAAATGGATTTTCATTCACTGTTAATGAAAGAAGAGTTTGAGATTATTGAAAAAAATATTTTAGATTTTTCGGAAGATTTGAAAACTATTAAAAGCCGAATCGATAAAAATATAAGTTACTCAAAGATAAGAATTGTAAAAGCTATTCTAAAAGCAAAGTCTATTTCGCTTGGTTAG